A stretch of the Xiphophorus couchianus chromosome 15, X_couchianus-1.0, whole genome shotgun sequence genome encodes the following:
- the LOC114158200 gene encoding elongation of very long chain fatty acids protein 4-like: MEVVTHLVNDTVEFYKWSLTIADKRVENWPMMSSSSPTLAISCLYLIFLWAGPRYMQDRQPFTLRKTLIVYNFSMVVLNFYIAKELLLASRAAGYSYLCQPVNYSNDVNEVRIASALWWYYISKGVEFLDTVFFILRKKFNQVSFLHVYHHCTMFILWWIGIKWVPGGQSFFGATINSSIHVLMYGYYGLAALGPHMQKYLWWKKYLTIIQMIQFHVTIGHAGYSLYTGCPFPCWMQWALIGYAVTFIILFANFYYHAYRRKPSSHKGGKPVANGTSAVTNGHCNMEEVEENGKRQKKGRAKRE, encoded by the exons ATGGAGGTTGTAACACATCTTGTGAATGACACAGTAGAGTTTTATAAATGGAGCCTTACTATAGCAG ACAAGAGGGTGGAGAACTGGCCGATGATGTCTTCTTCCTCTCCCACCCTGGCCATCAGCTGCCTGTACTTGATCTTCCTGTGGGCGGGGCCTAGGTACATGCAGGACCGCCAACCCTTTACACTCAGGAAGACCCTCATAGTGTACAACTTCAGCATGGTGGTCCTCAACTTCTACATCGCCAAAGAG CTCCTACTAGCATCAAGAGCTGCTGGATACAGCTACCTGTGTCAGCCTGTCAACTACTCAAATGATGTGAATGAAGTCAGG ATAGCATCTGCTCTTTGGTGGTATTACATCTCCAAAGGGGTGGAGTTCTTGGACACTGTGTTTTTTATACTGAGGAAGAAGTTCAACCAAGTCAGCTTCCTCCACGTCTACCATCACTGTACCATGTTCATCCTCTGGTGGATTGGTATCAAGTGGGTCCCTGGTGGACAGT CATTTTTCGGTGCAACCATCAACTCTTCCATCCACGTCCTCATGTACGGTTACTATGGCCTGGCTGCCTTGGGACCTCATATGCAGAAGTATCTCTGGTGGAAGAAATACCTCACCATAATTCAGATG ATCCAGTTTCACGTAACCATCGGCCACGCCGGTTATTCGCTCTACACTGGCTGCCCATTTCCCTGCTGGATGCAGTGGGCTCTGATCGGCTATGCTGTCACCTTCATCATCCTCTTCGCCAACTTCTACTACCACGCCTACAGACGCAAACCTTCATCGCACAAAGGCGGCAAGCCAGTGGCCAACGGCACATCCGCTGTGACTAACGGCCACTGCAACATggaagaagtggaggaaaatgGGAAGAGGCAAAAGAAGGGAAGAGCGAAAAGGGAGTGA